The genomic interval CAGTGGCCAATGTATCCCTCTCAATGCCGTTGCCGAGGGATTCGTGGCGACCATGCATCATTATGATCTGGCACCTGAGAAGACTGTTCTCTGGCTCAACCGCTCTACCCTCGCCTGCAATATCAGGCTCTATCCCCATCATATCAAAACCATTCTGCATGAACGCGGCATGGAGGGCGCCGGCATCTATGTCGGCGATTTGAGCTTTGCCGATATCTCTTTGCGTGCGGCTATGAACGGATATTTTGCCCACATGTTCGGGGGACTCCTGCGGCGTGTGGCTTGCGCCGTACGACCTTACGAATTGGACAAAGGCAAAACCGACAGGGTGCTGGAGAAGAGCATTCGCATTCTCTGCGACGCCTTTCGGGGAAAACGTTCCAAGGAAGAGGCATTGAGTGAGATCATTACCCAGTTTCAGTGGATTGAAACCAGGGATGAACGGCGTCCCAAGGTGGCAATCTTCGGTGATATTTATGTAAGGGACAACAGGGTGATGAACCAGGATCTGACCCGATTTATCGAGAGCCACGGGGGCGAAGTCATCACAACGCCCTACAGTGAATATGCCAAAATGATTGCCGGAACCTATTTCAGGAAGTGGTTCAATGAAGGAAAATATCTCGATCTCTTGTCCAACAGGGCTATTCTGGCCACCATGCTGCACCTTGAAAAAAAATACAGCATGATTTTCGACCGTATTCTTGAGCATTCGCTGCACAGTTACGAAGACAATGCGGAAGACATCCTTGCGGAGTATGGGATCTCCGTAGAGAATACCGGTGAATCCATGGATAATATCCTCAAGATTCATTACATCAAAAAACACTACGGCGATGTCTCGCTCTTTGTGCAGGCCAGCCCGGCACTCTGCTGCGCTTCGTTGATAACTGAAGCCATGAAAGGCAAAATCGCTGAGAAGACCGGCGTGCCGGTGGTTTCAGTAATCTATGACGGTACGGGCGGGGGGAAAAACGATGTAATCGTGCCTTACCTCAAGTATGGCAGGAAAAAAGGGTATGGCAGGAAAAAAGGGTCTGGCTCGGAGAGAATCTGGTCTCAGCTATAAGATACTTCCTTTCCTCTCCGGACTCCACGGATGTGTATTGATTTCTGCAATACTCCTTACTGATTTTTGAATAAAAGCTCCCCGACTGCTATACTTTATTAAGAATAAAAAATCTTTCTGCTGCCAGACCTGGAGCAATCTTCCGGATATTTACTGTCAACCCTTACTGGATATGAGCGGATGAGGATTTTAGAAAAACATGCAGGCCTGTACACCGATATGTACCAGCTATCCATGGCCCAGGCGTATTTTCTGGATGGCAGAAAAGACGATTCTGCCGCCTTCTATTACTTCTACCGCAAGAATCCTTTCAAGGGAGCATACGCGGTCTTTGCAGGCCTTGATGATCTGCTGCAGATCCTGGAGGGGCTGCATTTCGAGGTGGATGATATTGAATACCTTGAGGAGAATGGTTTCGATAAGAAATTTCTAGCATATCTCAAGGATTTTCGGTACCGGGCCGACATCTACTCTGTCAAGGAAGGGGAAATTGTTTTCCCCAATATGCCTGTTGTCGAGGTGCGCGGAAACATCATAGAGGCACAGCTTAGCGAAACGCTGTTGCTCAATATGCTTAACCTCTCCTCGCTGATCGCCTCCAAGGCGGTCCGAATGCGGCTTGTTGCCGGAGACAACAAGATTCTGACCGATTTTGGGATGAGAAGGGCGCATGGGTTGGGGGCTATTCATGCTTCACGCGCCACCATCGTGGGGGGCTTCGATTCCACTTCCAACGTGTACTCGGCCTTTATGTATGACCTTAAAGCCAGCGGCACCATGGCGCATTCCTTTATTCAGAGCTACAATGATGAAATTACCGCCTTTCGCCACTTTGCAGAAGCACGGCCAGACAACTGCATAGTTCTGGTCGATACCTACGATACCCTGTACTCCGGCATTCCCAATGCAATTCGGTTGGCTCATGAAATGGAGGAGAGGGGAGATCGGCTGGCCGGGATAAGACTGGACAGCGGGGATCTGGCCTATATGGCCAAAAATGCCCGGCAGATGCTTGATAAGGCCGGACTTGGCTATGTCAAAATCGTGGCATCCAACAAAGTGGACGAGCATGTCATCAGAAGTCTGCGGGACCAGGATGCTCCGGTCGATATATACGGCATTGGTACGGCTGTGCTGACCGGGCAGCCGGATGCTGCCCTGGACGGAGTCTATAAACTGGCAATGGCCTCGGACAGGCCACGGCTCAAGCTCTCGGAGTCCGTACATAAAGTGACCTTTCCTGGATTGAAGCAGGTACACCGCTTCAGCGATCATCATGGCGAGTTCATGGCGGATGCCGTCGCTTTGGCAGAGGAAGATCCGGGAGAGATCAGCGAGATACATCATCCTTTCGAAGGGGGTAAATCACTGAAGTTGCAGGCCTGGTTATCCGAACCACTACTGGAAAAAATGATGGAAAAAGGAAAAGCGCTGCACCGGGTACAGCATCCCGCCGAGTCCTATGAATACTTAAAAAACAGATTGAAAAGACTGCCCGGCGAATACAAAAGATTTGAGAACCCGCATATCTACAAAGTGGGCTTGAGCACAAAGCTTAATGAGATGCGCAACACGTTGATTCGAAACTTCAAACAACGGAAATCCACATGAAAGCACTGCTTATAGTAGACATTCAGTATGATTTTCTGCCTGGAGGCGCCCTGGAAGTTCCGCAGGGGGATGTTGTAATTCCGGTAGCCAACAGATTGCAGGATTTTTTTGAGCTGGTTGTCGCTACCCAGGATTGGCATCCTCCTGATCATGCCAGTTTTGCCTCGAATCATCCGGGTAAAAAGGCCATGGAAGAGATCGAACTTGACGGAATACCACAGATCCTCTGGCCCGATCATTGCGTACAGGGCTCTGCAGGAGCTGCTTTCTCAAAAGAGCTGCAGATGAACAAAGTGGAAGCTATCTTCCGTAAAGGTATGGAGCCCGCCATAGACAGCTATAGTGGTTTCTTTGATAACGGTCATAAGAAATCAACCGGTATGGGCGACTACCTGAAAGGAAGAAATGTTGATACAGTATATGTTTCAGGGCTCGCAGGAGATTTCTGTGTGAACTACACGCTCAACGATGCTTTGATGCTGGGCTTTAATGCAGTATTGGTTGAAGACGGCACCAAACCCATTGATCCACCGGCTTATGAAAAAGCCATGCATAAACTCAAAGAACAAGGACTAGAAAGTATTCGCAGCAGCGAAATTGATTCGCCGATAAGGTGAGGAGAAAACTGACAGCTCTTCACTGTTCCCTGCCTGCAGCACTCGCTGATACCACCGGAAGACTCCTCCCTACAGCCCCCAGATCAAGGGAACCATTATGGCGACCACCACTACAATGAGCGGAATGAGAGCGACACCGAACTTGAGGTAATCACCGTTTGTATACCCACCCGGCTTCTTCACCAGCATGGGGGCGGGGTGGCCCACGGCCATGAGAAAACTTGCCGAGGCACCGACGATTACAGCAACGGCGAATGCTTTGGGATTGGCGCCAAGAGAATTGGCCACCTGGATTGCCACAGGGGTCATGATTACAGCTACTACCGCATTATGCAGCGGCTGAGTAAGGATCACCGTAAGAAGTGTTACTGCAATCAAGGCGTAGAGGGGGCCTAAAACACCTGCGGTGCTGACAATCATCTCTGACATTTGAGAGGCTGCCCCGCTTTTTTCCAGCGCTGCACCAACAGGATACATGCCGCCGATCAGGACGATGGTTCTCCAGTCGATGCTTGCATAGGCCTGCCCGGGAGAGACAGTGCCGATAATAATCATCCCCGCTGCACCCAGCAGGGCGGCAATGGCAATGGGCAAAAGGTTAAAGAAGGTACTAAGAATAACCGCCAGGAAGAGAAGAGCGGCAACAGGGGCAAGGTGCCGGAGTTTCCGAGGCGCTTCTTCCCTGCGAGGAGGATGCAGCCACAAAAAGTCGGGTGCCGGTTCAAATTCCCGAACCCGATCCCGTGTACCGAACAGCATGAGGCCATCGCCTTCCCGCAGAGGGCGATCTCTGGCATCGGTGCGATAGGGGCGCTTCTCACGCCACAGGGCGACGCAGGTCAGGCCCGTCTCTTCGCGCATATGAATATCCCGGAGGGTCTTACCGATTACAGTAGAGCGCGGTGGAACCACCACCTCAATCATCTCAAAAAGGCTCCATGAAAATTCTTCATGGGCATCGGGCTGGCCCAAAATGGTCAGTCCACTGTGCTCACCGGCAAGCTGCATGATCATTTCCCTGCTGCCGCCGATGGCCAGAATGTCCTTTTCCAGGAATCGAAAATCACCATCTTCCACTGAGAGCTCTGCGCCGCCTCGAAAAACGGCAATGATACTCAGGCCGTATTTTCTGCCAATGCCAAGATCATGCAGCGGCTGACCTGCCACCGAAGATCCGGGCTTGACCAGAAGTTCCCAAAGGCGTTCATTGAGATCGTAGATTTTGACAAGATCGTCGTCGGATTCATGCTGCTTTTCCTGGGTGCTGCTGCGGTCGGGCAGAATCTTTTTGCCGACGAGCAGGGTGTAGCCGATGGTCAGTGCCACGAGGATTGCACCGATCGCGGTAAATTCAAAAAGGCCGAAGCTTTCCGAAGTGGATTTTTGCAGCAGGCTGTCTACCACCAGGTTATGGGAGGCTCCTATCAGGGAGAGGTTTGCTCCCATCAGAGAGGTTACGGCCATGGGCAGCAACAGCCTTGAACCATCAATTCCATTTTGACGGGCCAGGCGGAGTGCTGCGGGAATGAAGATTGACACCGCTGCCACGATATTGATAAAGCCGGATAGAAGACCGGGGATCCCGGTACCAACCAATACCAGCAGAAACCTGCTGTCCCTGCTGATGGTGATCAGCCGGTCGGCCACCCATTTGACCACTCCGCTGCGCACCAGACCAGAGCTGATGACGAGCAGAGCAGCTATCGTAATTACCGCATTGCTGCTGAAACCGGCAAGGGCTTCTTCAGGTGTCAGGACCTTGGTAATGACTAAAGTGACCAGCACCAGGACTGCTACCACATCTGCTCTTATCCACTCGGTGATAAAAAAGAACAAGGCTACCGTGAGAATAATGTAAATGAGAATGCTCGCAGGTGTCATTTCTTTAATTTTACCCCTTTCCCGGAGAGAATAGGTTGATAAAATATCAGATGAGATAGTGCAACTACGGCTAAGCCGGTTATGAATGGCGCAACTTCAGCTGTAAGTCTTGGTCGGTGCCCTGTGAAGAAACATAAGTCCAGGTCGACCTGATGTGAAGGAAAGGTACTGGAAAAAACTCTTACGGAGACTTCCGGCGCTTGCGGGCCAGAAAACGGTGATAGGCTATTATGGCGCCCTTTTGACTGAGGCTGCGGATACCAGCGACAGGATTTTTTATGCGCATAGTCGAGCGGTTGCGGATCACTTTTCCCATCGTGGTCTTGGTAATTTTCCCGTTTGTGTCATTGATGAGACGGTGCAGTATGGCGAACAGGTTCTGTTCTTCGAGAACGCGCCTTCGTGCCTCGATGATGGCGGGAAGCCGATCCTGGTATTCGTTGTTAGCAAGGTGATAGCGGATGATTTCCAAAGACTTGCGGTAGTTGCCGATATCTATGGGGATGAAGCTGTCCTTGGGAAAGTAGGCGGAACCATTCGGCGCTCCGTGATAAAAGGGCAGGGCGTATCCAAGGAAGGCATCCGGCATTTTTTCGGTCAGATGATGCTGATAGACATGATTTTCAATAACCAGATGAAACCTGTAAGGGGCAATGGCCTCGGCCTTGTCCTGCATAGGCAGGACCCCGTGTCCGTATATATCCAGCTCGGGGATATCAGCTTTGAGGGCCTTGGTGAAGTCGACCCTGGCAGAATGTAGCGTGACTTCGCCGCGCCGCTGGGAGCAGACCGTGGAGAGTGATCTGCTTTTTCGCAATGGCGCTGTGTCTGACAATTCATCCCAGGTAATGAACCGGCCTTCCTCTCCAAAAGGGAGCCCATAATACCAGATCAGGCCGGGATGATGAAAAAAGACATTGGGGTGCCGCATTGCCCATGGCTCCTGAAAACTCAAAATGCGGCCGAACTGCTTCAGATAATCGGTGCCGAAGATTGAAATTGAGGATGGCTCGCCGGTGATCAGAATGGTTTTTTCCCGGGGGCAGCACAGTTTTTCTTCGGTGAAGAAGCTCTTTGAGCGTGGCAGATCCTGATAGACAACGAGCCAGTCATACTCCCGGTCGTCGACATCAAAGGTAAAGAGGCAGTTGCCCCATTGCGGAAAACATCCGGGAAACTGACGAAGAAGGCCGGCGGCGGAATTGCCTCTCTCCAGTCCTCTATGCAGGAATTTCACCCTGAAGCTGTGGTTGTTCCAGCGGGGGGAGCAGGTTTGTCTGCCGTTAAGCTGACTTTCGGTGTTGTCGAAGGAAAAGAATTTCTCTGCCACTATGCTGTATCCCGGTGTCCTTATTGAACCCTTTTTAGTCTTTCCAGGAGTGCGTCCGGATCGCTAAGAATGCCTGAAGCATCATTTTTTTCTTGTGGCGAAGGGGTATCCCGTGGTTTTTCCACAGAAGAGGCCTTTTGCTTGAGGAAAGAACGTAGCCCTGCCGGATGTTCAAGTGCCAGGCCATCTGCATTCAACTCAAAAAGAATCTTTTCGTAAAAGGATTCAGGGGATATTACAGAATCTTGCGGTACAGTGATGAAGATTTTCATTCTCAACCCCTGACTGTCGACGATGAGGCGTTTGAGATTTTCCTCTTCCACCACATCGACATCATCGAGCATAAGTGCATAGGCATATTCAACAGCTACCCGAAGGCCCAAGCGAGTGAAGAGCCACTCGTAACTATAACCTGACCACCTCTCTTTTTCACGGCGCATGGTCTCACGGCCGCCGGCAGCCTCTATACCCTGGATCAGCTTGACCTCTAACGGCAATCCAGGCAGGAGGTCCTGGTTGATTCGCTGCAGTTCATCCGGATCAAAACACTTGAGAAAGATGACGGTATCGGAGTTGGAATTGGCGATAACGGCATCAAGTACAATTGAACTTATATCTCTGGCTTCATTGGCGTGAAACCAAGGATATTTGATAACCGGCAAAATCCGAGGGGCGACTCCGAAGCTCGAACCCAGATGCGACAGCAGACCCAGGGCATCATCGAAACTGGTCAGATGAGTTGTGGCACCTCGGTCACCCTCATGCCTGCGCAGTGAAAGCTGCTGTATTTCTGAAAGTGTAAAGTCAATGAGGTAGAAATTGCCGTCCTGTCTGCTGCGTCCGGGAAATATATCGGCTACATTGGTCTGCGGATCAAGGAAGAGATCATCGAAGACCACAGGGATATTATCTCTGGTGAGCAGCAATGGCAGCTCAATGAAATCGGGGCGCTGCAGTGCGGCAATAACCAGAGACGGCAGGGAATAGGAGCTGCCCCGGTTGCCGTGGTAGATAATCTGTTTTTCCTGACTTGCCCAGAGGGGGGAGTGGAGAAAAAAAAGCAGAGCTGCTATCAGCAGGACACGGTCCCTCATTTTTGTTTTCCTCATTTGCATAATTTCGCCTCGCCCCGGTGTTTGAAGACACAATCACCTATGGCGTCATCAGTTCGCTGAAATCGCCGATGGAGTGATAGTCAGGCGAGTAACGGGCGGCAAGTTTCGAACTTGGTCTGGCGACATGGACCAGGTGTGTAATACCATACTGCCTGGCGGCATGGAGAACCTTCTCGGTGTCATCGGCAAAGAAAGTTCGTGTTTTATCAAAATCCAGCAGATTTTCCAGGCCATGCCAGAACTGCAGTTGTTCCTTGGCCTCTCCGACTTCCTCTGCACATATTATCCTGTCGAAAAAAGATCCTATATCAGTTTTGGCGAGTTTTATCTCAAGGGTGGTGGAATGGGCATTTGTTATGAGGCAGAGTCGTTTATCCAATGATTTGACAAAATCAAAGAAATCGAGAACATGATCGTGCACGTTGATGAGATGGTCGATCTCACGCTTCAGTTCGGCGATATCAAGATCGAGCTGCTGGGTCCAGTAGTTGAGGTCGGTCCACTGCAGGGTGCTCTCAACGCTGCGATATCTGGCGAGCAGGGACTCTTCCGCCTCCGCTGAGGAAAGGCCGTGCTTGCGGGCAAAAACCTGGGGCACATGTTTTTCCCAGAAATAATCATCGAAATATTTATCCAGAAGCGTGCCGTCCAAATCGAGCAGGACCGTGTCAATGGCGTCCCAGGGATAAGGTGTATCCAGTGCGGAGTATGAGGCTGATTTATTCATGAGTGAGCTGTTGTAGTTCTGTGAGCAGGTTGTGGCATGTTTTGAAGATATCGTCTTCTCCAGTTTTTGCCGTGGACGCGATAAGCCTGCCGTCCGGCAGCAGTCTCGAAGGTGATTTTTTTTCCTTGGCCGCGCGCTTCTCAATATACCTCAATAAAGCCTGAGGCTGCAAGGGAGTGTCTTGCAGAAATGACAGCACCAGACTGTCCTTGCCTTTCTCCAGTTTTCCGACCCGGAGGAAACACAGAGATTTTTTCAAGGCCATGATGGCAAAGAGATGGTCGGTCTCCTGCGGCAGCCTGCCGTATCGGTCGGTCAACTCATCTTTGAGGTCTTCGAATTGCTCATCCGTTTGATGTGCAAGAGCCGAAATGCGGCGATAGGCAATGTAGCGCTGGCCGATATCGGGGATGTAGCTCTCAGGGATATAGGCAGACACCTGCAGGTTAATTTCGGGATCGATATCATCCTGTCGTTGACTTTCATCGCCGAGTTCTGTCCTGGTTTTGAGATCGGCCACTGTTCTCTGCAGCAGATCAAGATAGAGGTCATAGCCGATGGCGGCTATATGGCCGCTTTGAGACACTCCCAGAAGATTGCCGCCGCCACGGATCTGCAGATCGCTCATGGCAAGTTTGAAGCCGCCGCCCAGTTCATTGTAATCCATCAGTGATCGTAATCTCTCTTTGGAATCACGCGAAAGTGCGTCAACGGAGGGGACCAGGAGATAGGCAAAGGACTGACGTGCAGAGCGGCCGACTCTGCCGCGCAGCTGGTATATTTCGGCAAGACCCAACATGTCGGCACGATTGATGATGATAGTGTTTGCTGTGGGAATATCGAGACCGGATTCAATGATGGTGGTGCTGACCAGAACATCGATCTCCTTGTTGACGAACTGCACCATGATCTGTTCCAGCTCCTTGCCGGCCATCTGACCATGGGCCACGGCAAGGCGTGCCCCGGGTACGAGTTTCTGGATTTTAGCGGCCATCTTCTGGATCGATTTAACCCTGTTATGGACGAAAAAGGTCTGCCCCTCTCTACGCATCTCTTTTGAGATAGCCTCTTTAATTACCAGATCATCAAAGCGCGCCACAAAAGTCTTGATGGGTTGGCGGTGCTCGGGTGGAGAAGAGATGACCGAGAGGTCCCGAATACCCAGGAGCGACATCTGTAACGTTCTGGGAATTGGCGTGGCGGTCAGGGTGAGTATGTCCACCTCGGATTTGATCTTTTTGATTTTTTCCTTATGACTAACCCCGAATCGATGTTCTTCATCGACAATGAGAAGACCAAGGTTTCTATATTTAACATCCTTGGAGAGAAGACGGTGGGTGCCGATGATGATATCT from Desulfopila inferna carries:
- a CDS encoding glycosyltransferase family 10 domain-containing protein, giving the protein MAEKFFSFDNTESQLNGRQTCSPRWNNHSFRVKFLHRGLERGNSAAGLLRQFPGCFPQWGNCLFTFDVDDREYDWLVVYQDLPRSKSFFTEEKLCCPREKTILITGEPSSISIFGTDYLKQFGRILSFQEPWAMRHPNVFFHHPGLIWYYGLPFGEEGRFITWDELSDTAPLRKSRSLSTVCSQRRGEVTLHSARVDFTKALKADIPELDIYGHGVLPMQDKAEAIAPYRFHLVIENHVYQHHLTEKMPDAFLGYALPFYHGAPNGSAYFPKDSFIPIDIGNYRKSLEIIRYHLANNEYQDRLPAIIEARRRVLEEQNLFAILHRLINDTNGKITKTTMGKVIRNRSTMRIKNPVAGIRSLSQKGAIIAYHRFLARKRRKSP
- a CDS encoding glycerophosphodiester phosphodiesterase family protein, with translation MRDRVLLIAALLFFLHSPLWASQEKQIIYHGNRGSSYSLPSLVIAALQRPDFIELPLLLTRDNIPVVFDDLFLDPQTNVADIFPGRSRQDGNFYLIDFTLSEIQQLSLRRHEGDRGATTHLTSFDDALGLLSHLGSSFGVAPRILPVIKYPWFHANEARDISSIVLDAVIANSNSDTVIFLKCFDPDELQRINQDLLPGLPLEVKLIQGIEAAGGRETMRREKERWSGYSYEWLFTRLGLRVAVEYAYALMLDDVDVVEEENLKRLIVDSQGLRMKIFITVPQDSVISPESFYEKILFELNADGLALEHPAGLRSFLKQKASSVEKPRDTPSPQEKNDASGILSDPDALLERLKRVQ
- the pncA gene encoding bifunctional nicotinamidase/pyrazinamidase, whose translation is MKALLIVDIQYDFLPGGALEVPQGDVVIPVANRLQDFFELVVATQDWHPPDHASFASNHPGKKAMEEIELDGIPQILWPDHCVQGSAGAAFSKELQMNKVEAIFRKGMEPAIDSYSGFFDNGHKKSTGMGDYLKGRNVDTVYVSGLAGDFCVNYTLNDALMLGFNAVLVEDGTKPIDPPAYEKAMHKLKEQGLESIRSSEIDSPIR
- a CDS encoding nicotinate phosphoribosyltransferase — encoded protein: MRILEKHAGLYTDMYQLSMAQAYFLDGRKDDSAAFYYFYRKNPFKGAYAVFAGLDDLLQILEGLHFEVDDIEYLEENGFDKKFLAYLKDFRYRADIYSVKEGEIVFPNMPVVEVRGNIIEAQLSETLLLNMLNLSSLIASKAVRMRLVAGDNKILTDFGMRRAHGLGAIHASRATIVGGFDSTSNVYSAFMYDLKASGTMAHSFIQSYNDEITAFRHFAEARPDNCIVLVDTYDTLYSGIPNAIRLAHEMEERGDRLAGIRLDSGDLAYMAKNARQMLDKAGLGYVKIVASNKVDEHVIRSLRDQDAPVDIYGIGTAVLTGQPDAALDGVYKLAMASDRPRLKLSESVHKVTFPGLKQVHRFSDHHGEFMADAVALAEEDPGEISEIHHPFEGGKSLKLQAWLSEPLLEKMMEKGKALHRVQHPAESYEYLKNRLKRLPGEYKRFENPHIYKVGLSTKLNEMRNTLIRNFKQRKST
- a CDS encoding SLC13 family permease — translated: MTPASILIYIILTVALFFFITEWIRADVVAVLVLVTLVITKVLTPEEALAGFSSNAVITIAALLVISSGLVRSGVVKWVADRLITISRDSRFLLVLVGTGIPGLLSGFINIVAAVSIFIPAALRLARQNGIDGSRLLLPMAVTSLMGANLSLIGASHNLVVDSLLQKSTSESFGLFEFTAIGAILVALTIGYTLLVGKKILPDRSSTQEKQHESDDDLVKIYDLNERLWELLVKPGSSVAGQPLHDLGIGRKYGLSIIAVFRGGAELSVEDGDFRFLEKDILAIGGSREMIMQLAGEHSGLTILGQPDAHEEFSWSLFEMIEVVVPPRSTVIGKTLRDIHMREETGLTCVALWREKRPYRTDARDRPLREGDGLMLFGTRDRVREFEPAPDFLWLHPPRREEAPRKLRHLAPVAALLFLAVILSTFFNLLPIAIAALLGAAGMIIIGTVSPGQAYASIDWRTIVLIGGMYPVGAALEKSGAASQMSEMIVSTAGVLGPLYALIAVTLLTVILTQPLHNAVVAVIMTPVAIQVANSLGANPKAFAVAVIVGASASFLMAVGHPAPMLVKKPGGYTNGDYLKFGVALIPLIVVVVAIMVPLIWGL
- a CDS encoding HAD-IA family hydrolase — protein: MNKSASYSALDTPYPWDAIDTVLLDLDGTLLDKYFDDYFWEKHVPQVFARKHGLSSAEAEESLLARYRSVESTLQWTDLNYWTQQLDLDIAELKREIDHLINVHDHVLDFFDFVKSLDKRLCLITNAHSTTLEIKLAKTDIGSFFDRIICAEEVGEAKEQLQFWHGLENLLDFDKTRTFFADDTEKVLHAARQYGITHLVHVARPSSKLAARYSPDYHSIGDFSELMTP